The genomic segment TGCTAATCAGCTATATGAGCGCATTTATCAATTTGTTTGAACCCACATTATCAGCAGAAAAGTGCCAAAAGAAATCCATTGAACTGCTGGAAAAGGGCAAAGGAGCGTCCTTCTATCAACAAACTGAAGGGACATTGCGTTTTGTTATAGCCGATCATCGTGAAAAAGGTATAACATTCGCTATTGAACCGATTAAGCTGTCGCTATCTGACAAGTAATTCATAGAAAATAAGATACGCCGCTAACAACGAATAAAAGCTAAACCCTAAGCATTAAGTCGTTCTATACTATGGAACAAATTGATATTGGCACTAACGCACTATCAAATGCTTTAAGTCACTAACTCACTGTAATGAAAGTTATTACCGTATAATCTGATTGGAGAAAAAACATGCGTCATCCATTAGTTATGGGAAACTGGAAACTCAACGGCAGCAGACATATGGTCAACGAACTGATCGATGGCCTGCGTAAAGAAGTCAGCAGTGTAGATGGTTGTGATATTGCGATTGCTCCACCATTTATTTATCTGGATCAGGCAAAACACCAGGCTTCTGGTAGTCATATTATGCTGGGTGCTCAAAACGTTGATATCAACCTTTCAGGTGCATTCACCGGCGAAACGTCAGCCAATATGCTAAAAGACATTGGCATGAAATACGTCATTATCGGTCACTCAGAGCGTCGTACTTATCACAAAGAAAGCGACGAAGTGATAGCTGAGAAATTTGCCGTTGTAAAAGAAGCTGGCTTAATTCCTGTGCTGTGCATCGGTGAAACTGAAGCAGAAAACGAAGCCGGTCAAACCGAAGCCGTTTGTGCGAAACAACTGGATGCCGTATTGAAAACTATGGGTGCGCCAGCGTTTGGAAACAGCGTGATTGCTTATGAACCTGTTTGGGCAATTGGCACCGGTAAATCAGCAACACCTGCTCAGGCACAAGCCGTTCACAAATTCATCCGTGATCATATTGCCAAGCATGATGCCAAAGTGGCTGCTCAAGTGATTATCCAGTACGGCGGTTCTGTTAATGCCAGCAACGCTGCGGAATTATTCTCTCAGCCGGACATTGATGGAGCTCTGGTTGGCGGTGCATCATTAAAAGCCGATGCTTTTGCGGTAATCGTTAAAGCGGCGGCGGCAGCTAAAAAAGCATAACCTCTTTTTTATTCATAAAAAAACCCGGATATTCCGGGTTTTTTTGTCACGATAAATATGCTCAGACGGAATTAGAACAGCTCTTTTGCCGTCTTCAACCAGTCGCTCTTAAACGGACGCTTCATATTTTCAATAGCATCAATAATATCGTGATGAACCATCTTCTCATTCTGAATGCCCACGCAGCGACCACCATGACCTTCCAGCAGTAAGTCAATGGCATAAGCGCCCATACGGGAAGCTAAAATACGATCGTAAGGCACCGGCGACCCACCACGTTGAATGTGGCCCAGCACGGTGGCACGCGTATCACGATGGGTTTTTTCCTGAATATATCTGGCCAGTTCATCGATATCACAAATGTGTTCGGTGATAGCCACGATTGCATGTTTCTTACCTTTGCCAATACCGGCCATGATCTCTTTTACCAGCTCATCGCGATCGAATTCAATTTCAGGTAAAACGATAAATTCACAACCACCAGCAATGGCCGCAGCCAGAGTCAAATCACCGCAGTGACGGCCCATGACTTCAACAATCGAGATACGTTGGTGAGATGAAGAGGTATCACGCAGGCGGTCAATAGCTTCAACCACAGTACCCAGCGCAGTAAAGAAACCGATGGTGTAGTCGGTACCGGCTACGTCGTTATCGATAGTTCCTGGTAAACCAATACATGGGAAACCACGCTCTGTCAGCAATTTCGCTCCCATATAGGAACCATCACCACCAATAACCACCAGCGCGTCGATATTTCTGCGTCTCAGGTTCTCTATCGCAACTTCACGAATGGCAGGATCTCTAAATTCCGGATAACGAACAGAACCCAGGAAGGTACCACCACGGTTAATAACGTCAGATACACTATAGCGATCTAACTGTTCCATGCGATCTTCACACAGCCCCTGATAGCCATCGTAAATACCAACAACTTCCAATCCCTGAGAAAGAGCAGCACGTACAACACCACGGATTGCCGCATTCATTCCCGGTGCATCACCACCACTCGTTAAAACGCCGATTCTTTTGATCATGACCACCTCTAAACTGACAGATGTTATTTTAGATATCGTTCCACGAAATGCCATGCCTTGCATGACGGTGAAACATAGTGAGCCGTCAGGCTCGTGGTTATCAATTAAATGCACCGGGCGAATTATGTAGGGTAATCCCCGGGCTTTAATCCTGTTGACTACATTTCAGACTAATGTCTGCTGACTTTGATGTATCAGTATAGCAAACATGATTTGCTGAATTGATTCAGTTTAAGTTAAAAACGGTAATAATTAATATAGATAAAAGAATTATTTTTTTATCGTCCCGAAATAAGTTTCTGCTAATGGGTAATCTGACTCATTCTCAAGCGGAGATCACCTTCAGGATACCATCACGGAACAAGGGTCCTGATGGATAATAACCTCTGAGTTGGGAAAACGTTTTAATATATCCTGCTCTACATCATCGGCAATTTTATGCGCATCAATCAGTGGTAGCTCGTCTGCCATTTCCACATGCAGTTGAATAAAACGAGTGGGGCCTGATTGGCGGGTACGGAGATCGTGAGCCCCCATGATACCCGGCTTCGACAGTGCAATATCCATAATCTCCTGCCGTTCTTCGTCCGGTAATGCTCTGTCCAACAGTGTTTGCACCGCATCATAGGCCATCGTTAATGCACTATATAAAATGTAGCAGCCGATACCTAAAGCAAAGATCGCATCCGCATGCAAGAAGCCATAAAGGCTCAAACCTAATGCCGCCAGAATAGCCCCATTCATAAAGATATCTGACTGATAATGTAGCATATCAGCACGAATCGCCTGACTTTGCGTTTTTCTTACCACCCAACGCTGAAAAGTCACTAAACCAATGGTACTCATTAATGAAATAACGGTAACCACAATACCAATACCGGCAGATTTTATCGGTTGAGGATTGAGCAGATGTTGGAAACCGGTCAAAAACAGGAAAATAGCCGAGCCGCTAATAAACATACTTTGGGCTAATGCAGCTAAAGACTCCGCTTTACCATGGCCAAATGTGTGCTGATGGTCAGCAGGCTGTAAAGCATAACGCACGACCAGCAGGTTAGTGACAGAAGCGGCAATATCTACCATGGAATCAACCAACGCCGCCAGCAAACTGACAGATCCGGTAAGCCACCAGGCTGCAATTTTTACTAACAGTAACACTGATGCCACACTTGCCGCGCAGATTGCTGCTGTTTTAACTAGTCGTCCATACTGATCGCTCACGTTCTGTTGCTCCTGAATACTATCAGTCAAAGCAGTTAGTATAGCGATTTTTGGGCAAAAAAAACCCCGCCGTCTATGGCGGGGAAGACATGGATGGTGTCTAAGGCAAGGAAAAACATACATCATAGGATTTACTACATACGACTACTTACAACTACATACTCTTACTACTGGGGATCCGATTCATCATATTTGCGCATCTGGTCTAAGTGATGCTGCATCATCTCCATCCTTTCAGAATGGTTATGATTGAATATCTTTTGCTGCTCTGGCGTTAACAAACTATAAAACTGGTGGTTAACCCGGGCTAAAGCAACCTGTCTTTCAACCTGTGCTTTAGCAATAACCTCAGCCTGTGCACGCGCTACATCTTCATCAAATTTGTCGGCAATGATTAACTTATGCATTGCTTCCATGTTATCCCGGTACATCTGTGGCATAACATCATGGTAATTTTGTCTTATCAGGTCTCGCATCTGCTGGCGTTGTTTAGCGGTTAACTTCAACCCTTCAAACAAACCGTGCTGGCGCATAACCTCAGTCTTCATCACTTCGCCGCTATTCGCGGGAGAAACCGAACTAAAACAAGCTTCCGTCTCTGTACAATTTACTGGTTCAGTTGGAGCTTCAGCGTTTTTTGTGTCTGCGGCCAACACTGTTGATGTACTCAGTGCTAACATTGATGCCATAATTAATACATTAGCTTTATGCATCACCTTCTCCGCAAACTTCACCGTATTGAACCGATGTAGAGAAGTCTACCCGAGCGGATGAAAACTAGCGTCAGTGCTTGTAAATGTGTGTAAAGTCATGGATTAGCGCCACCTATTCGAGTAATTTTGCTTCCGGAGGAAACACTATGAGTAAAATATTGCTTGTTGATGACGATCGTGAAATCACGTCATTGCTGGAAGAGTTACTGGAGCTGGAAGGGTTTGACGTTGTTGTTGCTTATGATGGCGAACAAGCAATAAACATGATGGATGACACGATTGACCTGCTTCTGCTGGATATCATGATGCCAAAGAAAAATGGTATCGATACGCTAAAAGAGCTACGCCAGAATTATCAAACACCGGTGATAATGCTCACTGCCCGCGGTAGCGAGCTGGATAGAGTATTAGGGCTGGAGCTGGGTGCAGATGACTATCTGCCTAAGCCATTTAACGATCGCGAGCTGATAGCGCGTATCCGCGCTATTTTACGACGTTCCAACTGGAGCGAACAACAGCAAGAACCTGAAGTCAGTTCCAATACGCTACAGGTGGATAAACTGCGTTTAAATCCTGGACGTCAGGAAGCCAGCTTCGATGGGCAAACCCTCGATCTGACCGGTACTGAGTTCACTCTGCTTTACTTATTAGCTCAACGTTTGGGCCAAGTGGTTTCCCGCGAATATTTAAGTCAGGAAGTACTGGGTAAACGCTTAACGCCATTCGATCGCGCTATCGATATGCATATCTCCAACCTCAGACGTAAATTGCCAGAACGTCACGACGGCTTACCCTGGTTTAAAACTCTGCGTGGTCGCGGTTATCTGATGGTCACTGCGACATGATTACTTTCAATAGCCTGACAACCCGCATTTTCGCCATATTCTGGCTCACTCTGACCTTAGTGGTCATGGTGGTCCTGATGGTTCCTAAACTTGACTCCCGTCAGCTAGCCGCTCTGCTGGACAGTGAGCGGCGTCAGGGAACCATGCTGGAGCAACACGTTGAAGCTGAACTGGCCAGTACGCCTAACAGCGATTTGATGTGGTGGCGCAGGCTATTGCAGGCTATTGAAAAGTGGTCCCCCCCTGGTCAGCGTATGTTGCTGGTCACCAGCGAAGGCCGAATTGTCGGCATCCTGAAACGCAATGAAATGCAGATGGTGCGAAACTTTATTGGTCAGGCTGACAATGCTGACTATCCGATGAAGAAGAAATACGGCCTGCTGGAGATGGTTGGCCCTTTTTCTGTTCGCGATAGAGAAGAGCACTATCAGTTGTATTTAATGCGCCCGGCAACCAGCCCACAGTCAGACTTTATCAACCTGCTATTTGACCGTCCGCTGTTGTTGCTCGCCGTTACCATGGTTATCAGTATACCGCTGTTGCTCTGGCTGGCCTGGAGTCTGGCTAAGCCCGCTCGCAAGCTAAAACGGGCCGCTGATGAAGTGGCCAGAGGCAACCTGAAGGAATCGCCCGAACTTGAGTTTGGTCCACTGGAGTTCCGCGCAGCGGGTGCCAGCTTTAACCAAATGGTGAATGGGCTGGACCGTATGGTAAAAGCCCAGCAGAGATTAATCTCCGATATTTCTCATGAATTAAGAACACCGCTAACACGTCTGCAGCTGGCGACGGCATTAATGAGACGCCGCCATGGTGAGTCTAAAGAGTTGGTTCGAATAGAAACCGAAGCACAGCGGCTGGACCATATGATCAACCATCTGCTGGATCTGTCACGTAATCAATATAAAAGCGAAATCGCCAGAGAGCGCCTGTTGGCAAATGAACTTTGGGCTGATGTTCTCGATAACGCTAAATTTGAAGCTGAACATACCGATAAAAAGCTGGAAATTGCCGTTCCCCCTGGCCCATGGCCAATTTTTGGTAATCGGGCAGCACTGGACAGTGCATTAGAGAACGTGATTCGTAACGCTTTTCGA from the Limnobaculum zhutongyuii genome contains:
- the cpxP gene encoding cell-envelope stress modulator CpxP, whose protein sequence is MHKANVLIMASMLALSTSTVLAADTKNAEAPTEPVNCTETEACFSSVSPANSGEVMKTEVMRQHGLFEGLKLTAKQRQQMRDLIRQNYHDVMPQMYRDNMEAMHKLIIADKFDEDVARAQAEVIAKAQVERQVALARVNHQFYSLLTPEQQKIFNHNHSERMEMMQHHLDQMRKYDESDPQ
- the pfkA gene encoding 6-phosphofructokinase, giving the protein MIKRIGVLTSGGDAPGMNAAIRGVVRAALSQGLEVVGIYDGYQGLCEDRMEQLDRYSVSDVINRGGTFLGSVRYPEFRDPAIREVAIENLRRRNIDALVVIGGDGSYMGAKLLTERGFPCIGLPGTIDNDVAGTDYTIGFFTALGTVVEAIDRLRDTSSSHQRISIVEVMGRHCGDLTLAAAIAGGCEFIVLPEIEFDRDELVKEIMAGIGKGKKHAIVAITEHICDIDELARYIQEKTHRDTRATVLGHIQRGGSPVPYDRILASRMGAYAIDLLLEGHGGRCVGIQNEKMVHHDIIDAIENMKRPFKSDWLKTAKELF
- the fieF gene encoding CDF family cation-efflux transporter FieF (FieF, a metal efflux transporter, is a member of the CDF (cation diffusion facilitator) family of transporters.), whose product is MSDQYGRLVKTAAICAASVASVLLLVKIAAWWLTGSVSLLAALVDSMVDIAASVTNLLVVRYALQPADHQHTFGHGKAESLAALAQSMFISGSAIFLFLTGFQHLLNPQPIKSAGIGIVVTVISLMSTIGLVTFQRWVVRKTQSQAIRADMLHYQSDIFMNGAILAALGLSLYGFLHADAIFALGIGCYILYSALTMAYDAVQTLLDRALPDEERQEIMDIALSKPGIMGAHDLRTRQSGPTRFIQLHVEMADELPLIDAHKIADDVEQDILKRFPNSEVIIHQDPCSVMVS
- the cpxR gene encoding envelope stress response regulator transcription factor CpxR, which translates into the protein MSKILLVDDDREITSLLEELLELEGFDVVVAYDGEQAINMMDDTIDLLLLDIMMPKKNGIDTLKELRQNYQTPVIMLTARGSELDRVLGLELGADDYLPKPFNDRELIARIRAILRRSNWSEQQQEPEVSSNTLQVDKLRLNPGRQEASFDGQTLDLTGTEFTLLYLLAQRLGQVVSREYLSQEVLGKRLTPFDRAIDMHISNLRRKLPERHDGLPWFKTLRGRGYLMVTAT
- the tpiA gene encoding triose-phosphate isomerase, with protein sequence MRHPLVMGNWKLNGSRHMVNELIDGLRKEVSSVDGCDIAIAPPFIYLDQAKHQASGSHIMLGAQNVDINLSGAFTGETSANMLKDIGMKYVIIGHSERRTYHKESDEVIAEKFAVVKEAGLIPVLCIGETEAENEAGQTEAVCAKQLDAVLKTMGAPAFGNSVIAYEPVWAIGTGKSATPAQAQAVHKFIRDHIAKHDAKVAAQVIIQYGGSVNASNAAELFSQPDIDGALVGGASLKADAFAVIVKAAAAAKKA
- the cpxA gene encoding envelope stress sensor histidine kinase CpxA — its product is MITFNSLTTRIFAIFWLTLTLVVMVVLMVPKLDSRQLAALLDSERRQGTMLEQHVEAELASTPNSDLMWWRRLLQAIEKWSPPGQRMLLVTSEGRIVGILKRNEMQMVRNFIGQADNADYPMKKKYGLLEMVGPFSVRDREEHYQLYLMRPATSPQSDFINLLFDRPLLLLAVTMVISIPLLLWLAWSLAKPARKLKRAADEVARGNLKESPELEFGPLEFRAAGASFNQMVNGLDRMVKAQQRLISDISHELRTPLTRLQLATALMRRRHGESKELVRIETEAQRLDHMINHLLDLSRNQYKSEIARERLLANELWADVLDNAKFEAEHTDKKLEIAVPPGPWPIFGNRAALDSALENVIRNAFRYSNNHIVVTFNCNEQGVEIHVDDDGPGVAEEDREQIFRPFYRTDEARDRNSGGSGLGLAIVESAISQHGGWAKAEKSPLGGLRLIIWLPLYVR